The region GCTAAGGTGTTGTGTGTTTGGGATCCCATTCTACACCGTCACCCGTTTATGAAACTGCAGGAGATTGCATGACAGGAGGAAGTCAGGGAACTAACAGGAGAAAGCAATGATAAGAAACTGCACAAAATCAGGCCTGAATACAATGGATCCACTCTATAATGCTGACTACTCTGCAACACGGTCTTCATCCAAACGATGAGAGGAGATGAGAGGGCACACGGcggaaaatgaaaacattgagTAGGGAGAAACAGTCTGTAACTGCCCATTCATTGCATGGAGAAAACACGCCCGTTTCCAGAAAGGAAACGTTCTCTGTCACCAAGAGTCAATTCCACTTTTCAACAAACGACTGCAGAGAACAAGTccagctgcacctcctgctcTATGCGGGCCATTTGTAAAGGTTCAAAGAGCCTGAACTCAAGTGCCTAATTGCTGTCATTTGCATATGTATTATCTCAGAATGGGTAGAGACCTCCTCTGGAAACACCGGCAGACACAACAACAATAGATCCCTGCACAGGGAAACTGCCTCCGCAAGTTCAGCCGCCCCGCTCGGACATTTCTGCAGAAGCCTCTCCCCAAAAACGGGCGACACTCTCCTCCTTCACCTGAGAGGAGCAATCAGGAACCTAACCATTCCTGGAGAAAACACGAACGTTTCGAGAAGGAAAACTCTCCCGTACAAAATGACAATTCCGTTTCGCCAACTTTATCACGTAGAATCAGCAGATCTAAGTCTACATAGGAAGGATTCACCTTCCCCATTACTGACACAACTCGCACCCGCGCTTCCCAGCCACCCCACCCCGGGGGGCCTGAAAAGGAGCTCTGCTTTAAATATCTCACAGGGAACACGGTGTAAATTATCTTTACCGAAAGGAGGGACTGAAATCAGACATCTAAAGTCTGAACAGGTGGGATTAATCCAACCTCGCCAGAATCATATACTTGGCTCCCCGCAAACTGCGGGGAAAATGGCTTTGAGAGTAACGCAAGAACAACACCAGGTACGCCTGGTTTCCTGATGTTCCTCAGGAGACAAAGACTACATCATCCAAGTGCTGGAACACTTGAACTTGCAGCTCATACTGAGAAGGGAAGAGCATCGGGGCGGCAGTTGCGCACTGAATTCGGCAGACAGAAGGACTATGAAGGGCCTCTCTTGTCAGATGTCAAGATGTAAAGTATCATcacttttttaattattcaacaATGATTCAGCTAAAACCTTTAAATTTCATCTTGGTAAGAAACGCTTTAAACACAGTTCTGTAAAACGGCAGAAGAGATTccagctgcacctcctgctgcaggcgGCCCGTTTGTAAATGTGCAAATGGCCTTTATTCAAGGGCCTAATGGCTCTCATTTGCATATCTATGTCCTCGGATTGGTTAGAGACCGCTCCTGGTACCTCAGACACCCataacaagaacaaaaaaaaaggggctgAGAAAGAGACCTCCTCGGTTCAGTATTTCCCCTTTCAAACGTTCAAGAACCTGATTTGTTCAGGGCttattgcttgtttttcagaCCCCATTCTACACCCTCATCCGTTTATAAAAGACTGAGCAGGAACTGGTCACAAATAAGGGAACTGAGGGAACTGACACataggagaaagaagagagaaataactGCACAACGAACTCGGAAATAACTATCTGCATACAATTTATCCTCCCCATGAAGTGATTCAAAGTTCATTCCCATTTCTCCAGACTCCGTCACGCACAGCAAGGAGATCTCGTTCTACTCAGGGAGTTCACACTCAAAAACCTCTCGctacagagaaactgaagagtGCCAAGACGTACTTAGGGAAAGGCAGTCACCCCGCTCCTTCACTCACTCACTCCCGGAGACACGCACCAGcgctccccagccaccccacccGCGGAACACACAACCCAGGGGGCCAGAAGGAGAAGAGCGAGAGCGCGCGGGCTCACACACCTGCGGTGCgtcggggcgggcgggcggctcTCCCGGTCCGGCGCTGCTGCTCGGGCTCCGCTCCCCGCACGCCTCCCCGCCGAGCAGCTCCTCCGCGGCCAGGctgggcagcggcggcggctgcAGCCAAGCGGCCTCGGGCAGGCCGCGGCCCGGCGCCACGCACACGTTGTAGGAGTAGGGCAAGGTGCCCTCGCAGAAGTCGGCCGGGAAGGCGGCGCCGGCCACCGAGAAGCGCTGCGCGCCCAGGCAGCGCAGCAcggcgggcggcccggcccggcgcagCCGCGCCAGCACGGCCAGCGCCACGCTCAGCACGAAGAGCGCGGACAGCAGCGCCAGCGCCAGCACCAGGTAGAACTGCAGCTCCGCCGGCGACTCGGCGCCCGCCGCCCGCTCGCTCAGCTCCGGCAGCGCCTCCTGCAAGCTCTCGGCCAGCACCACGTGCAGCGTGGCCGTGGCCGACAGCGCCGGCTGCCCGTGGTCCTTCACCACGGCCACCAGCCGCTGCTTGGCCGCGTCCCGCTCCGACACGGCCCGCGCCGTGCGCACCTCGCCGCTGTGCAGCCCCACGCGGAACAGCGCCGGCTCCGCCGCCGCCACCAGCTCGTACGACAGCCACGCGTTGCGCCCCGCGTCCGCGTCCACCGCCACCACCTTGGCCACCAGGTAGCCGGCCTCGGCCGAGCGCGGCACCACCTCGaacggcgccgccgccgccccgcccgcctcccccgggcccgccgccgGCCACAGCACCCGCGGCGCGTTGTCGTTGCGGTCCAGCACGAAGACGCGCACCGTGGCCGTCGAGCTCCGCGCCGGCGCCCCGCCGTCCTGCGCCCGCACCGCCACCGCGAACTCGCGGCACTGCTCGTAGTCGAACGAGCGCTGCGCGTACaccgcgccgctccgcgcctCCACCGACACGTAGGGCGCCGCGcccgcgctgccgcccgccAGCCAGTAGCTCACGCGCCCGTTGGCGCCCGCGTCCGCGTCCCGCGCGCGCACGCGCAGCaccgccgcgcccgccgcgtTGTTCTCCGCCACGTAGGCGCTGTAGGCCGCCTCCTCGAACACCGGCGCGTTGTCGTTCACGTCCGACACCTCCAGCACCAGCGCCGCGCGGCTCCACAGCGACGGGCTGCCCCGGTCCCTGCCCACCACCCACACGCGGTGCTCCGCCGCCTGCTCCCGGTCCAGCGCGCTCGCCGTCACCACCTTGTACGAGCCGCCCGACGACGCCACCAGCGACAGCGGCGCCTCGCCCGACAGCTCCAGCCACACGGCGCCGTTCTCGCCCGAGTCCGGGTCGGTCACCTTCACCAGCGCCACCACCGTGCCGACTGCCGCGTCCTCAGGCACCGGGCTCGACACCGACAGTATCGTGATTTCGGGCGCGTTGTCGTTCACGTCAGATACGTCTATCTGCACCGTGCAGTGTGCTACCAGCCCGCCGCCGTCCTTCGCTTCTACGGCCAGGCTGAACGCGCGCGAGTCCTCAAAGTCCAACGTCTCCTGCAGCGTGATGGTCCCGCTCTCCGCGTCCACCACGAACTTCTCAAGCACCTTGGCCGGCATTTTCCCGAAGCCGTAGGTGATGCGCGCGTTGCTGACGGCGTCGGCGTCCCAGGCGGAGACGTTCAGCACCGTGGATCCCGGCGGCGCGTCCTCCCGCACGCTCACCCGGTACCGGTCCTGCGCGAACACGGGCGCGTTGTCGTTGGCGTCCGTGACGTTGATGCAGAGCTGGGCGGTGCCGCTGCGGGGCGGGTCGCCGCCGTCCAGCGCCGTCAGCACCAGCCGCAGGCTCTGCTCGCTCTCCCGATCCAGCGCTCGGCGCAGCACCAGCTCCGCGAACTTGCTCCCgtcctccttctccttcacctCCACGGCCAAGTATTTGTTGTCCTCCAGCTCGTAGCCCTGCAGCGCGTTGCTGCCCACGTCCGGGTCTTCTGCCATGCCCAAGTAAAAACGGGCGCCGGGAGAAGTGAACTCGTTGATCTCCAAGTGGAAATTATCTTGCAGGAAGCGCGGTGCGTTGTCGTTGACGTCGTGGATGTCGACCTGGACGTGGAAGACGTTGAGCGGGTTGTGCAGCAGCGCCTCGAAGCTGACGGAGCAGGACGCCGCCTCGCCGCACATCTCCTCCCGGTCCAGCCGCTCGCTCACGTACAGCTGCCCGCTCTCCCCGCTCACGCCGAAGTATTGCTTCTCGGCGCTGAGCCGCAGCTTGCGTGCCGGCAGCTCCGCCGGGCTCAGCCCCAGGTCCCGCGCCAGCGGCCCCACCAGCGagcctctgcccagctcctcgGGGATGGCGTAGCGGATCCGCTCCGGCGCCGCCCGGCAGcacaagcccagcagcagcaaggcgGCCAGCAGCACTCGCCCGCCTGCTCGCCGCCGCCTCGGCCTCTGCCTGCCCGCCATGCTCGCCAGCGCTCGCCGCGCTCCTCCCTCCTGCCGCTGCCCTCGCTcgctccctgccagcccctctccgCAGCCCGCGCAGGGGCCGCCGGACGGCAGCGAGCTCGGCGCCGCCTCGGACGCCGCTGCTCTCGCCTCTCTCTGCTGCCcgtgccgctgccgctctgcccGGCGCCGGCCGAGCGAGCAGCCTGCGGGGGCAGGACGCTGCGGCGGCTGCGGCTGCGGCTCCAGCGCCGCTCCTTGTCGGCCAACAGCGGCACCCGGAGGCGCCGCCACGACACCGCAGCCGCCTGATGGCCGCGCTCGGGGGCCCGGGCTGGCAGCGGGGGGCGCGGCTCTTCCCGCCTCTCCGCTCTCGCTGCCGGTGGAATCTGAAAGCTCCTACGGCCTTGGGTACGTGCCTGAGCCCCAAGGCTTTAATCTGAGATGCGCTGTTGTGCTTTGTCCTGTCATGACAGATCATGGCAAGAACTCTCTCCATCTCTTTTAGAAGCCCCCTTTAAACATCGAGCAGctgcagtaaggtctccctggagccttctcttctccaggctgtgaGACCTCAAGTCcttcagcccttcctcataGCAGAGATGTTCCAGGTCTTTGCCTGTTTTCACCTCCTTCTCTGGTACTACTGCAAcagatttatgtttttttcaatgACACCCCAAGAACTGCATGCActattccaggtgaggtcttaTGAAAGCAGAGTTGAAGTGTAGAACCCCCTCCCAcaacctgctgctggccacactactgctgatgcagcccagggtacaATTGGTTGGCTGGGTTCCAAGCACACACAGCCAACTCATGTCCCATTTGTCACCCACCAGAACCCCCAAGGCCTTCTCCACAGGGCTTCACTCAAGACCCACAAGGAGTAcaggctgtccctgtccctccagAGGGCATCCCCTCCATCAAGCTACTCAACGACACCACTCAACTTCTTGTCATcgcaaacctgctgagggtgcactcaaccTGTCTGTGTCACTGAAGAAGATAATACTGAGATATATTAACAGTATTGGTGCAAGTACAAACCCCTGATGTTCCACATGTTACTGgtttccacttggacactgGGCAATTGACTAAAAGTCTTAGGACACTGCTTTCTCCATGCAGCCAGCTCCACCTAACATTCCTCCTctcaaacccatatctctccaattgAGTGGCTGCCATTTTGGGGGTGAATGTGTGGGGGACACTCTGCATGAGTTCTCCCTCTAACCCCCCAGTCTGTTCATGGGAGCcgtggctgggctggctggccACTCTGCACTTGGAGGACTGCAGCAGAGATGGGTTTGCTTCCTTTCCCTACAGCCAAGTGTGCCTGGGTGAGCACACCGTGACTATGAAATCCTTCCTCTCTAGCAATGCCATGGTGTCCCTGGGTGGCATCACATCCCTTGAGCAAATCAGTGACAGCCTTTAGTTTAGTGTGATCtacaaacctgctgagggtgcactcaatcccactgtctctGTAATTGATATTACTGAGATATATAAAGAGTATTGGTGCAAGGATGAGCCCTTGAGGGACACCACGTGTGACTGGcttccacttggacactgagccattgactaGAACCCTTTGGCTGTGGCCACCCAGCCAGTTCCCTCTACATCCAACAGTCCACCTCTCAAACCCACATCTTTACAATCGGGTGGGCCCCATGGCTTGGGAACACTCAATCAAGACACATCACAAGTTCCAGAGGGCATAACCAACATGCAGCTGCAAGATCCAGTTGTTTGTATCAGCTCAAAGACACCGCTGTGCACATGAGGAATTCGGGAGATAACTGACCCTGAAGCCATTGAGACAATGTTTATGTCTACACCAAACAGTCCCCATAGTCACCACAACATCTTGCTCTAAAACTGTGAACACAAACCTATTAAACcccttttttttcaaataccgCTTCTTTCGGTCATCCAGGTAAGTTCGTTCTCAGAACATAGAAGTTCCCGAGAGCCTCGGATACTTCAATTACTAATGGGCTATttcaaaaaccagaaagagGAGCTGTTTGCAACGTgtgagctgcttttcccaggcCAGTCGGGacttccaggggaaaaaaaaaaaagtcaaccaacacaaaaccacaagaaCCAAATGTGGACTGttcttcaaaagaagaaaaggcagaatgtCAGCCCCACAGAAGGCAGTTTGCCCGTGACACAAACACAGCGACATGCACTTTGGATCCGTAAACAGGAAACTTCAGGTGTGGGCTGGTCTGACAATGGAAAGAGTAAAACTCTTTTGCTTGAGGAAAAGTAGCTCAGTTCCTGATGCTCCTCAGGGCCTGTTTGCACACTGACACCAGCTCTCAGCAACACTCAAAGGAAAGAGCGGAAATCAAGACCTTGTAGAAACCAACAGACCTTAGCTGGTCACCACGGGGAGAAGGGGGCACACGGTGACCCAATGAATTTCCTGTttgatgtgctctaggtgaccctgctctggcaggggggttggactagatgatctttcgaggtcccttccaacccctaggattctgtgattctgtgaattcttTCAAGCTCTACACAGACCACGGGGTTGGGAACTACAGGTACCGCAGATTTTCTCAACGCTCCTGTTGCTCCAAACAAGAAACAGCTCCATGGATGACCCATGCTTGTTCACAGGGTCTTGCTGATAACTCAGTTCCCAGTTATGTCCTCACTCTGCTCCCTCAAAACATAATCCCTCAAAAACACCCCTCGCGTATTCACCCTCCTTTGGCAGAAGAGACGACAAAGTTCCAGTGGGAACAGGTTTCTCAAGGCCAGCAGGGTCTTTCCAGCCGCAGTGAGACTCTGGATGTGCTCACCGACTGAGAAAACAACTTCTCTAACCACTGTCACTGTTAAGGTAACACTGCCCTGACAGTTTGTCTCGAATGTGAACACTAAAACATCAATTTTAAACATGTAGCAGGTAAAAAGTAAGCGCTGCTGCACGAGAGTCAACAATATGAAACAAGCTGTATGgtgacacagaatcacaaaatcatgaaactattcaggttggaaaagctcCTTGggtcaccgagtccaaccatcatccctactctacaaagttctcccctaaactacgtccaccaacaccacatccaaacgacccttcaacacatccaggaatggtgactccaccacctccctgggcagcctgttccagtgtctgaccactcgtgctgtgaaaaaattgttcctacTCTCCAGTCTAatcctcccctgttgcagcttgaagcccttccctcttcttctgtcactgattacctgtgagaagagaccagcaccaacctctctacaatgacctttcaggcagttgtagagactgatgaggtctcccctcagcttcctcttcctcaaactaaacattcccagctccttcaagcgttcttcgTTGGATTtcttctccaggcccttcaccagcttccttgccctcctctgtccttgctccagcacctcgacATCTCTCTTGAACtaaggtgcccaaaactggagacaacactccaggtgtggcctcaccagggctgagcacaagGGGaccatcacctctctgcttctgctggtcacattatttctaatccaagccagaatgccactggctttcttggccacctgggcacagtgctggctcatgttcagctgcttgtcaatgagaacccccaggtcctttcctgccagacactttctagccacacttccccaagcctggagcgttgcctggggttgttgtggcccaagagCAGGACCCGGcagttggccttgttgaagcctAGACCActaacattagcccaacaatcccatctatccaagtctctctgtagagcctccctaccctcatgcagatcaacacccagcttggtgtcatctgcaaactcactgacAATACACTTgatgtccttatcaagatcatcaatcaagatgttaaacagaaacagtcccaacactgagccctgaggaacaccacttgtgaccagctcCAGCTGGATTGGACTCCATTGAGCACCATAATAAGCACAAATTAATGACAACTTGACAGTTCCTGAAACCTCCCCTCTCCCACATGGTTGCCACTGGTCCATCATCACTTGCattgaaagaaaagctgcacaGACAACTTCTACTTACCATGCATAACATTTGATTTCTCAGCATGTGGATGTGACAAACAAGAATGTTTCTACCAGTAACACTGTAAGGAAACATGTCTGTGAAAGTCTTTCTCTTCACAGCTGTAAATATGAAAGGCACGTTAGGACAGTCAGACAAACAGAACAGGGCTTCTGTCCTCATCAGAGGCAAAGGCCCACCTTGAGATCATTACAATGACCAAAACTGGAAGCTAAAACCTGTAcaaagaaaggaacagaacaTACACCTTGGGTACATCATTGAGTTGTTAAGTAGGCAGCCAATACACAGTTTGCTCTTCCCAAGGCTCCCATTACGGTACTTGTCACAAGTACATAATGAAGCTTTTGGTTCAGAACTGATAAGGACACGTCAACACAGAAGAAGAACTCCCCAAGACTCCTAGCTGGAGTAACTTGtctatcaaaatattttttgaagaagaaattgaCATTGCATCATGCTACAGATGGGCACTGAACAcggaaaggaagaaaaaaatatctcttggTCCTTCAACAGCCACTCAAAAACAGCTCCACAGCTTTCACCTCCAACCCTTCACACTTTGGACTGTGTTTTATAACCCTCCGAATTTGCAAGTACACGTCATGAAGTAGATATTTTTGCAGACCAGGTGATAGGTCTTATGATGAAAGCAGAGTTGAAGTGTAGAATCCCCTCCCAcaacctgctgctggccacactcaGTTGCACTCACTGCAGTGACACTCAGTTCAGTGTTTTTATATCACCCCAAGGTCAATGTGTATAGCTCTGAGCTAAGACAGCACTCATCTTTCCTCCTGCTAAGATACCTTTATGATTTCCTCTCTGATGCAGCAAATTCATTATCTTCCATCTTCAGGCAGGAAGGGCTCATGATGGAAAGCACAAAGCCACATCGAGTGTtgcacagagccacagaattATTTGAGCTGAAAGGAACATActaagatcatctggtccaccCGTCTGCCATGGGCAAGGGACATCcttcactagaccaggttgctcaaagcaaCATTGAACTTATTCTTGGACTTCTCCTATGATGgtgcatccacagcttctctgggcaacttgctccagagtctcaccacacttatcagaaaaaaaaaaaattaagtccaGTCTCACCCTCCCCTCAAAACTCTGTCTGTCCAACTGAGCAGCCAGCATGGTTTGGGGAACCATGGAGTGGACACCCTGCATGCGTGCTCCCACTGAGCCCCCAGTCTGTTCATGGAAGCcatggctgggctggctggccACTCTGCACTTGGAGGACTGCAGCAGAGATGGGTTTGCTTCCTTTCCCTACAGCCAAGTGTGCCTGGGTGAGCACAGTGTCTAGGAAAGCCTTCCTCTCTACAGCTCTCAGCATCAAAGGTGTGCACGGGAACTGCCCCTGCACCCAGACACTGGGAACACAAGTGACCTTCCCCATTTGAGCAGACACCCCGAGGTCAGTCCCATGACAACAAGCAAGGAGAGTGTCAGGAACATAGGAAATGAATGGATATAGTGGAATAATGCTCCTCAGGCCAAACCTCCTGAGCAGAATGAACTCAACCACCACGGTACTCCAGTAGGCACATGGTTGTGTTAGCAGCAAGCAAGGACATGTCCATCTGGTCTTCTACAGCCCCTCAACAGAGCTCTCTTTTCATCTCTCACCACTGTTCTctcaagaaacagaagaattctgaagcacagaaatgaTAAATGGCCACAGGAGAAGTGGAGCAGCCATTCAGCAGAAACTGGGTCATCAAACTCACACAAATTCAAAGGCACCATTGCCTTTAGGGACAGTGAAGCTACAATCCTAACATGAGTGGCACAGGCCTTGACACCAAAAAGATTTCATTCAGAAGTATTTTGGGGCAACAGAAGTATATCAGAGGCCTGGTTTAGAACAGGAGAAGCAACGAGGAAGGAACATGAAACCTAGAGAAGTGAAGGCATCAGAGCTTGTCAGCTGTAGCAGGCACACAAGAAGAGTACATACTGGGTAGAAAGTACACGGGAGGATCCCCTACATTCTCACCAGTCTTAATACCAACATCAGCACTTACTTCATAGGAACAAGAGCCTTCAGTATCACCTGAAGGTTGGTCAAGGCTGCAACAATCTTAATACAACCAGGATGGAACTCTACACCACAGTCTTACAAGGACATATCTGATAAATTTGTATTTCACttagaaaatactaaaaatagcAACCCTGAAGCATGTTTGCACTTCCA is a window of Apus apus isolate bApuApu2 chromosome 13, bApuApu2.pri.cur, whole genome shotgun sequence DNA encoding:
- the LOC127389887 gene encoding protocadherin gamma-B5-like isoform X13 produces the protein MAGRQRPRRRRAGGRVLLAALLLLGLCCRAAPERIRYAIPEELGRGSLVGPLARDLGLSPAELPARKLRLSAEKQYFGVSGESGQLYVSERLDREEMCGEAASCSVSFEALLHNPLNVFHVQVDIHDVNDNAPRFLQDNFHLEINEFTSPGARFYLGMAEDPDVGSNALQGYELEDNKYLAVEVKEKEDGSKFAELVLRRALDRESEQSLRLVLTALDGGDPPRSGTAQLCINVTDANDNAPVFAQDRYRVSVREDAPPGSTVLNVSAWDADAVSNARITYGFGKMPAKVLEKFVVDAESGTITLQETLDFEDSRAFSLAVEAKDGGGLVAHCTVQIDVSDVNDNAPEITILSVSSPVPEDAAVGTVVALVKVTDPDSGENGAVWLELSGEAPLSLVASSGGSYKQAQPNTDWRFSQTQRPGTSGSQNGEEGGAWPNNQFDTEMLQAMILASANEAADANSTLGGGTGTMGLSARYGPQFTLQHVPDYRQNVYIPGSTATLTNAAGKRDAKATNPSGGNKKKSGKKEKK